A window of the Pyramidobacter piscolens W5455 genome harbors these coding sequences:
- a CDS encoding M20 metallopeptidase family protein has protein sequence MDKAKILALAAQAEDEMTALRHELHRHPELGWQEVRTTDAIERELKKIGCAILRRGFAGTRCGIVCDVNPDSPGPCVAVRADIDALAVAREDNDLEYASAAPGVMHACGHDAHAASLIGAAKIFKALERDLPGRVRLMFQPSEEQATAPGAKALIEEGMLDGVDAVIGYHVRAGAPEGEIQFTPGPATTSGDIWELDVIGKGGHGSRPQDAVDPTVAAAQIICALQTVVSREIPPGERVVVSIGTLKSGSAVNVIPEKCEITGNIRTTNPAVRATLPERIERIANGVGLAMRCRTDFRFIPVYPSVVNDEAMCQLLEQAAGELFGAEKVKRVPISSGSDDFNFYSAERPSVYFNVGMGGPGTPYAAAHHSPQFRTNDAILKTCAAAVVATACKFLEAKAK, from the coding sequence ATGGACAAAGCGAAGATCCTCGCGTTGGCCGCTCAGGCTGAAGACGAAATGACCGCGCTCCGTCACGAGCTTCACCGTCACCCCGAGCTGGGCTGGCAGGAAGTGCGCACCACCGACGCGATCGAACGCGAGCTGAAAAAGATCGGCTGCGCCATCCTCCGCCGCGGCTTCGCCGGCACGCGGTGCGGCATCGTCTGCGACGTCAATCCCGACTCGCCCGGCCCCTGCGTGGCCGTTCGTGCCGACATCGACGCGCTGGCCGTAGCGCGTGAGGACAACGATCTTGAATACGCCTCCGCCGCCCCCGGCGTCATGCACGCCTGCGGGCACGACGCCCACGCCGCCTCGCTGATCGGCGCGGCCAAAATCTTCAAGGCGCTCGAAAGAGATCTGCCCGGCCGCGTGCGCCTCATGTTCCAGCCCTCGGAAGAACAGGCCACCGCGCCCGGCGCCAAAGCCCTTATCGAAGAAGGCATGCTCGACGGCGTCGACGCCGTCATCGGCTATCACGTCCGCGCCGGCGCGCCCGAAGGCGAGATCCAGTTCACTCCCGGCCCCGCCACCACTTCCGGCGACATCTGGGAACTCGACGTCATCGGCAAAGGCGGCCACGGCAGCCGCCCGCAGGACGCCGTCGATCCCACCGTCGCCGCCGCGCAGATCATCTGCGCCCTGCAGACCGTCGTCAGCCGCGAGATCCCGCCCGGCGAGCGCGTCGTCGTCAGCATCGGCACGCTCAAAAGCGGCAGCGCCGTCAACGTCATCCCCGAAAAGTGCGAAATCACCGGCAACATCCGCACCACCAACCCCGCCGTCCGCGCCACGCTGCCCGAACGCATCGAGCGCATCGCCAACGGCGTCGGCCTGGCCATGCGCTGCCGCACCGACTTCCGCTTCATCCCCGTCTATCCCAGCGTCGTCAACGACGAAGCCATGTGCCAGTTGCTCGAACAGGCGGCCGGAGAACTGTTCGGGGCCGAAAAAGTGAAGCGCGTCCCCATATCCTCCGGCTCCGACGACTTCAACTTCTACTCCGCGGAACGCCCGTCCGTCTACTTCAACGTCGGCATGGGCGGACCCGGCACGCCCTACGCTGCCGCCCACCACTCGCCCCAGTTCCGCACCAACGACGCCATCCTCAAAACCTGCGCCGCCGCCGTCGTCGCCACGGCGTGCAAATTTTTGGAAGCGAAAGCGAAATAA
- the mnmE gene encoding tRNA uridine-5-carboxymethylaminomethyl(34) synthesis GTPase MnmE produces MFGDTIAAISTAWGNSGIAIVRLSGPDSWAIAQRQVRLQTEAPLKVRFARNAVLLDESGEVIDHILVLPFRGPRSYTGEDLVELHCHGGSLAAQRCLELLISGGARMALPGEYTRRAFENGRLDLSQAEAVGALIQARSNEALRAANRTLDGELTRAVSEIYEELTSLGAEIEVGLDFPEEDVPYIADESLAGRLEIVRQSLADLLERCSSGVILREGIRVAIVGRPNAGKSSLLNALLKESRAIVTAIPGTTRDVIEAVLTYRGIPLRLVDTAGITENYHDEVEAIGVERARAAMKEADVCVWVIDGSEPLHQEDVDRVHELADTPHLVVLNKADLPQQISEASLTALIPASTVISVSAAKGLRLDELKESLVGLVSGTGALDTGLNASSRQVEELRGAIASVGTGLKALGDGLDQALVSSCVGDARRSLSRILGGDRDEDLLHEIFGRFCIGK; encoded by the coding sequence GTGTTCGGAGACACGATCGCGGCAATTTCGACGGCTTGGGGAAACAGCGGCATTGCCATTGTGCGGCTTTCGGGCCCCGATTCCTGGGCGATCGCGCAGCGCCAGGTGCGTCTTCAGACCGAGGCGCCGCTGAAAGTGCGTTTCGCGCGCAATGCCGTGCTGCTCGACGAATCGGGCGAGGTGATTGACCACATCCTCGTGCTGCCGTTTCGGGGGCCCCGCAGTTACACCGGCGAAGATCTGGTGGAACTGCACTGCCACGGCGGCAGCCTGGCGGCGCAGCGTTGCCTTGAGCTGCTGATTTCCGGCGGAGCGCGCATGGCCCTGCCCGGCGAGTACACCCGCCGCGCCTTCGAAAACGGCCGCCTTGACCTCTCGCAGGCCGAAGCCGTCGGCGCGCTGATCCAGGCCCGCAGCAACGAGGCCCTGCGCGCCGCCAACCGCACGCTGGACGGCGAGCTGACGCGCGCCGTCAGCGAGATCTACGAGGAGCTGACCTCCCTCGGCGCCGAGATCGAAGTCGGCCTCGACTTTCCCGAGGAAGACGTGCCCTACATCGCCGACGAATCGTTGGCCGGCCGCCTCGAGATCGTGCGCCAGTCGCTGGCGGATCTGCTCGAGCGCTGCTCTTCCGGCGTCATCTTGCGCGAGGGCATCCGCGTCGCCATCGTCGGCCGCCCCAACGCCGGCAAGTCGTCGCTGCTCAACGCCCTGCTCAAGGAGTCGCGCGCCATCGTCACCGCCATCCCTGGCACCACGCGCGACGTCATTGAAGCCGTACTGACCTACCGCGGCATCCCGTTGCGCCTCGTCGACACCGCCGGCATAACCGAGAACTATCACGACGAAGTGGAAGCCATCGGCGTCGAGCGCGCCCGCGCCGCCATGAAAGAGGCCGACGTCTGCGTCTGGGTCATCGACGGCAGCGAACCGCTCCATCAGGAGGACGTGGACCGCGTCCACGAGCTGGCCGACACGCCGCACCTCGTCGTCCTCAACAAGGCCGACCTGCCGCAGCAGATCAGCGAAGCCTCGCTGACGGCCCTGATCCCTGCCAGCACGGTGATTTCCGTGTCCGCGGCCAAGGGACTGCGCCTCGACGAGCTGAAGGAATCCCTTGTCGGCCTCGTCTCCGGCACCGGCGCGCTCGATACGGGGCTGAATGCCAGCTCGCGCCAGGTGGAGGAACTGCGCGGCGCCATCGCCAGCGTCGGCACGGGGCTGAAAGCTCTCGGCGACGGTCTCGATCAGGCGCTCGTGTCGAGCTGCGTCGGCGACGCCCGCCGTTCGCTCTCCCGCATCCTCGGCGGCGACCGCGACGAAGACTTGCTGCACGAGATCTTCGGCCGCTTCTGCATCGGCAAATAG